In one window of Cellulophaga sp. HaHa_2_95 DNA:
- a CDS encoding transposase: MQGKKTYQEKLFNSFRLSERVPQDNFYRLLKGVLDLNFLYVQTKSYYGDSGQKSIDPVVFFKLCLVGYLENIISDRKLIQHCSMRLYLLFFIGYDIDDELP; this comes from the coding sequence ATGCAAGGCAAAAAAACATATCAAGAAAAGCTTTTTAATAGTTTTCGCTTAAGCGAACGAGTTCCTCAAGACAATTTTTATCGTTTATTAAAAGGTGTTTTAGATTTAAATTTTCTCTATGTTCAAACCAAGAGTTACTATGGCGATAGCGGCCAGAAGAGTATAGATCCGGTAGTGTTTTTCAAGTTGTGTTTAGTTGGTTATTTAGAGAATATTATCAGTGACCGTAAATTAATACAGCATTGTTCTATGCGACTATATCTACTGTTTTTTATTGGTTATGATATCGATGATGAACTTCCTTGA
- a CDS encoding transposase, producing the protein MCIEKGMVSGHTQAIDSAPIKANASMDTLELKVPEEDLQAHLRKIRVFSSMDKETPHRKSKDDKSDRGQRIFTASKKELGAIQSRNKKWSRDQDQRPGSGNKGSKYTSNKTHYSPTDPDARISVKPGKARKLNYLSQLSVDTASHVITDIRAYHADGKDNQQLPDIVERLHKRLWQQGLFWENCVADTGYSSGENYAYLEQKGLRSFIPPHGTYKGGPDGFIYNREEDYYQCPQGKIIPFTKAFNDYRKEQKRKNIGHENMFVLLAQCAVVV; encoded by the coding sequence ATGTGTATAGAAAAGGGCATGGTGAGTGGTCATACCCAAGCTATTGATTCTGCCCCTATAAAAGCGAATGCAAGTATGGATACTTTGGAGCTTAAAGTACCTGAAGAAGATTTGCAAGCACATTTACGAAAGATTCGTGTATTTAGTTCTATGGACAAAGAAACACCGCACCGTAAAAGCAAAGATGATAAGTCAGATAGAGGTCAGCGTATCTTTACAGCGAGCAAGAAAGAACTGGGTGCTATCCAAAGCAGAAATAAGAAATGGAGTAGAGATCAAGACCAGCGACCAGGGTCGGGAAACAAAGGCTCGAAGTATACCAGTAATAAAACCCATTACAGTCCTACTGATCCAGATGCTCGGATTAGTGTAAAGCCTGGCAAGGCTCGGAAGCTTAATTACTTGAGTCAGTTAAGTGTGGATACGGCTAGTCATGTCATCACCGACATTCGGGCGTATCATGCTGATGGAAAAGACAATCAACAATTACCAGATATAGTAGAACGTTTACATAAGCGTTTGTGGCAACAGGGTCTGTTTTGGGAAAATTGTGTAGCGGACACTGGCTACAGTAGTGGCGAGAACTATGCTTATTTAGAGCAGAAAGGACTTAGAAGTTTTATTCCTCCACATGGTACCTATAAAGGCGGACCGGATGGTTTTATTTATAATAGGGAAGAGGATTATTATCAGTGTCCACAAGGAAAGATTATCCCCTTTACTAAAGCGTTTAATGATTATAGAAAGGAACAAAAAAGAAAGAATATAGGGCACGAAAACATGTTTGTGTTGCTTGCCCAATGCGCAGTAGTTGTCTAG
- a CDS encoding transposase, whose protein sequence is MRSSCLGKSAQEKKFSVTYYREEYERNNARVHSPQGRYMKGKRQSTVEPVFGTLTQFMGLRKINTLGLKQANKVMHLSAIAYNLKTSLPAGRST, encoded by the coding sequence ATGCGCAGTAGTTGTCTAGGGAAAAGTGCCCAAGAAAAGAAGTTTAGTGTAACGTATTACCGAGAAGAATATGAACGTAATAATGCTAGGGTACACAGTCCACAGGGTAGATACATGAAAGGCAAACGCCAAAGTACAGTTGAACCCGTATTTGGTACTTTAACGCAGTTTATGGGCTTACGGAAAATAAATACGCTAGGCTTAAAACAAGCCAATAAGGTGATGCACCTATCAGCAATAGCCTATAATCTGAAGACCAGCCTGCCGGCAGGCAGGAGTACCTGA
- a CDS encoding AAA family ATPase: protein MKLTLAKKFKSLEPFSIDLPDFVVLTGVNGAGKTQLLTAIIQNQLQVTESNSGVELNPKKYVTSQTLSPNESTIVTREQLNANTQQIWQQFSDYVKHKKQAPNYTLEKVFGQNAPQIKVIDKIAKSANKIREELSSDDFFNHYPLEDGLSQTDVFYQNFSSLFKRYQDKLDENEYRQYRNQVKKHSEISFLSKDEFEKTFGEAPWEFVNKIIKEASLDYFINSPENSHRDAPFELKLVNNHSKTEIQFGDLSSGEKVLMSLALALYNSNFDIEFPKVLLMDEPDASLHPTMSKKFLDVIQQVFVNEKKVKVIITTHSPSTVALTTDESIFIVNKTGVRLEKSNKDKALNILTAGIPSFSVNYENRRQIFVESPFDVIYYEKLYRQLSSYLIPEISLIFISSGESRTDKNGIKISNCGQVINITETLRTAGNKFVSGIVDWDTSNTNTEAIKTIGNGNRYSIENYILDPILIGALLLREKIVSKEDLGLDSTETYIDFKHFKKERLQAIINYVTAKVSAVVKPIDNTLTHAKLVNDIQVDIPVWYLHHQGHTLEEQILKAFPELNAIKKGKEEALKLEILNKVVEDITTVLSFDILEVLKLVQSSE, encoded by the coding sequence ATGAAATTAACTCTAGCCAAAAAATTTAAATCCTTAGAGCCATTTTCTATTGATTTACCCGATTTCGTTGTTTTAACAGGTGTAAACGGAGCTGGAAAAACTCAATTATTAACCGCAATTATTCAAAATCAATTACAGGTTACAGAATCGAATAGTGGCGTTGAATTAAATCCTAAGAAATATGTGACTTCACAGACACTTTCTCCAAACGAAAGTACCATTGTTACACGTGAACAATTAAATGCCAATACTCAACAAATATGGCAACAGTTTAGTGATTATGTAAAGCACAAAAAACAAGCCCCTAATTACACACTTGAAAAGGTCTTTGGTCAGAATGCACCACAAATTAAGGTCATAGATAAGATAGCAAAAAGTGCAAATAAGATAAGGGAAGAATTAAGCTCTGATGATTTTTTTAATCACTACCCTTTAGAAGATGGTTTAAGTCAGACGGATGTTTTTTATCAGAATTTTTCTAGTTTGTTTAAGAGATATCAAGACAAGCTAGATGAAAACGAATATAGACAATATAGAAATCAGGTTAAGAAGCATTCTGAAATATCATTTCTATCTAAAGATGAATTTGAAAAAACTTTTGGAGAAGCACCATGGGAATTTGTAAATAAAATAATTAAGGAAGCTAGTTTAGATTATTTTATTAATTCACCTGAAAATAGTCATAGAGATGCCCCCTTTGAATTAAAGCTAGTCAATAATCATAGTAAAACAGAAATTCAATTTGGTGATTTATCATCAGGAGAAAAGGTACTCATGTCATTAGCGTTGGCACTATACAATTCCAATTTTGATATTGAATTTCCAAAAGTATTATTAATGGACGAACCAGATGCATCTCTTCATCCTACGATGTCTAAAAAGTTCCTTGATGTTATTCAACAGGTTTTCGTAAATGAAAAGAAAGTAAAAGTAATTATAACGACCCATTCGCCTTCTACCGTAGCCTTAACAACAGATGAATCCATCTTTATAGTGAACAAAACAGGAGTTAGATTAGAAAAATCTAATAAAGATAAAGCATTAAACATATTAACAGCAGGTATTCCGTCTTTTAGTGTAAATTACGAGAACAGAAGACAAATATTTGTAGAAAGTCCATTTGATGTTATCTACTACGAAAAATTATATCGTCAATTATCAAGTTATCTAATTCCAGAGATTTCTCTCATTTTCATTTCATCTGGAGAAAGTCGGACGGATAAAAATGGTATTAAAATATCTAATTGCGGTCAGGTCATTAATATTACAGAAACTCTCAGAACTGCTGGCAATAAATTTGTATCAGGTATTGTAGATTGGGATACTTCAAACACAAATACTGAAGCAATAAAGACTATAGGCAATGGTAATAGGTATAGTATTGAGAATTATATTTTAGACCCAATTTTGATTGGTGCATTACTGTTAAGAGAAAAAATAGTTTCAAAAGAAGATTTAGGCCTAGATTCTACTGAAACATATATTGACTTTAAACATTTTAAGAAAGAAAGACTTCAGGCAATTATTAACTATGTAACAGCAAAAGTTTCTGCGGTAGTCAAACCAATTGATAACACTTTAACACATGCAAAATTAGTTAATGATATTCAAGTTGATATTCCTGTTTGGTATCTTCATCATCAAGGTCACACGCTAGAAGAACAAATTTTGAAAGCGTTTCCAGAACTTAATGCAATCAAAAAAGGAAAAGAAGAAGCTCTAAAATTAGAGATTCTAAATAAGGTCGTTGAGGATATTACAACTGTATTGTCATTTGACATACTAGAAGTTCTGAAATTAGTTCAGTCATCGGAATAA
- a CDS encoding LLM class flavin-dependent oxidoreductase gives MPTKNIAYSVLDLAIVSKGNTLNETFKNTLTLAQKAEEVGYTRFWLAEHHNSDHIGSAATAVLIGYVAEGTKTIKVGSGGIMLPNHSPLIIAEQFGTLGTLYPNRIDLGLGRAPGTDQETAQAIRSDHRQAAFTFPEEVGEIQKYFAEENRNARVRATVAEGVPVPLYILGSSTDSAHLSAKKGLPYAFASHFATAKLFDAIKIYHEEFTPSEYLAQPYTMAGVNVIVADTDEEAESIATSLYKIIIGLLTGKRDFMQPPTPMTPELREMAKHPAVDQMLKYSFIGSKATVKKQVAEFLNQTKVDELIAVTNIYSAEDRIKSYQLFAEIMQELNAESA, from the coding sequence ATGCCAACAAAAAATATAGCCTATTCTGTTTTAGATCTAGCCATAGTATCTAAAGGCAACACATTAAACGAAACTTTTAAAAACACATTAACCTTAGCCCAAAAAGCGGAAGAAGTGGGCTACACTCGCTTCTGGCTCGCAGAGCATCATAATTCTGATCATATTGGGAGTGCAGCTACTGCTGTGCTTATTGGTTATGTAGCAGAAGGAACTAAAACAATTAAAGTTGGTTCCGGGGGTATTATGCTCCCTAACCATTCTCCGCTTATTATTGCAGAGCAGTTTGGCACCTTGGGTACCTTGTACCCTAATCGGATCGATTTAGGTTTAGGAAGAGCACCAGGAACAGATCAAGAAACGGCACAAGCCATACGTTCAGACCATCGCCAAGCAGCATTTACATTTCCAGAAGAGGTAGGCGAAATTCAAAAGTATTTTGCGGAAGAAAATAGAAATGCCCGCGTACGTGCCACAGTTGCAGAAGGTGTTCCTGTGCCATTGTACATTTTGGGCTCTAGTACAGACAGCGCACATTTGTCTGCTAAAAAAGGATTACCCTATGCCTTTGCAAGCCATTTTGCTACCGCTAAGTTATTTGATGCCATAAAAATTTACCATGAAGAATTTACGCCTTCAGAATATTTAGCACAACCCTACACTATGGCAGGAGTTAATGTTATTGTAGCAGATACCGATGAGGAAGCGGAAAGCATAGCCACATCCTTATACAAAATTATTATTGGGCTTCTGACAGGGAAGAGAGATTTTATGCAACCCCCTACTCCTATGACACCAGAATTAAGGGAAATGGCAAAACACCCTGCAGTAGACCAGATGCTTAAATATTCTTTTATAGGAAGCAAAGCGACAGTAAAAAAACAGGTAGCCGAATTTTTAAACCAAACGAAGGTTGATGAGCTTATTGCGGTGACTAATATTTACAGTGCAGAAGACCGAATAAAATCATATCAGTTATTTGCAGAAATCATGCAAGAGCTAAATGCGGAAAGTGCCTAA
- a CDS encoding S41 family peptidase: MKKTILICTLVLLVSCAKTFIPKEEPLTNSTTFELFWTDFDQHYSLFDVRSIDWDALYSSYQPKVHEELSEADLWKLLASLIENLDDSHTVLYDGNGHSYRSGYALNEQSIAEISEELIRTSYVEGLKEVSSEDQLAYGKIKGKNIGYIYLGSMDGQNPASIHTIIEEFSNVEAILLDVRQNTGGDDRYAAAMAKAFSDGKHLIYTVATRNGPNHDDFDAKKNYYTAYDPSQTFSKPVVILTDRKTISAGEIFLLHMKSFEHVTQIGDTTAGDFSTISNMRFLPNGWHYRYSIQKVLLPNGESLDGIGHIPDMYVKNTVENIAAKEDKVLDTALKYLLDTYGID, translated from the coding sequence ATGAAAAAGACCATCTTAATATGTACTCTAGTACTACTCGTTTCTTGTGCTAAAACTTTTATACCCAAGGAAGAACCACTGACCAATAGCACTACTTTTGAACTTTTCTGGACCGATTTTGATCAGCATTATAGCTTATTTGATGTCCGAAGTATAGATTGGGATGCCCTCTACAGCAGCTACCAACCCAAAGTTCATGAAGAACTCTCGGAAGCCGACTTATGGAAACTTCTCGCTAGCCTCATTGAAAATTTAGACGATAGCCATACCGTTTTGTATGATGGAAATGGGCACAGCTACCGTTCTGGCTATGCTTTAAACGAGCAATCTATAGCTGAAATTAGTGAAGAATTGATACGCACCTCCTATGTAGAAGGGCTAAAAGAAGTTAGCTCTGAAGATCAGTTAGCGTATGGAAAGATAAAAGGCAAAAACATAGGGTATATTTATTTAGGCTCCATGGATGGACAAAACCCCGCTAGTATCCATACCATTATAGAGGAGTTTTCAAATGTGGAGGCTATTCTACTAGATGTACGGCAAAATACAGGAGGAGATGATCGCTATGCCGCAGCAATGGCAAAAGCTTTTTCAGATGGGAAACATCTAATTTATACGGTAGCTACCCGTAATGGCCCTAACCATGATGATTTTGATGCAAAAAAGAACTATTACACTGCGTATGATCCGAGCCAAACTTTTTCTAAACCGGTTGTCATACTTACAGATAGGAAGACTATTAGTGCCGGAGAAATATTTTTGCTGCATATGAAATCTTTTGAGCATGTAACTCAAATTGGTGATACCACCGCGGGCGATTTTTCTACCATAAGCAATATGCGCTTTTTACCCAACGGGTGGCATTATAGGTATTCTATACAGAAAGTTTTACTCCCTAATGGCGAAAGCTTAGACGGTATTGGACATATCCCAGACATGTACGTAAAAAACACAGTAGAAAATATTGCAGCTAAAGAAGATAAGGTATTAGATACCGCTCTTAAATACTTGTTAGACACCTACGGTATAGATTAA